A DNA window from Paenibacillus sp. HWE-109 contains the following coding sequences:
- a CDS encoding glutamine--tRNA ligase/YqeY domain fusion protein has protein sequence METKSVTSTPSNFIKNIVNEDLKTGKVSQIVTRFPPEPNGYLHIGHAKSICLNFELADEFKGLTNLRFDDTNPVKEDTEYVESIKADVAWLGFQWDGLFFASDYFEEMYRRAVVLVRKGLAYVDDQTADQIRETRGTLTQPGSNSPHRDRSVEENLALFERMRAGEFKDGERVLRAKIDMSSPNINFRDPILYRVVHAHHHNTGDAWCIYPMYAFAHPLEDAIEGVTHSICTLEFEDQRPFYDWVIRECEMPNVPRQYEFARLNLTNTVMSKRKLKQLVDEKAVDGWDDPRMPTISGLRRRGFTPEAIRNFAREIGVARSNSTVDAKMLDHFIREDLKLKALRTMGVLNPLKVVITNYPEDQVEMLEAENNSENPEMGNRQIPFSREIYIEQDDFMENPPNKYFRLFPGNEVRLKHAYFIKCNDFVKDENGKVVELHCTYDVETKSGSGFTGRKVKGTIHWIDAKSAVPAEFRLYEPLILDDSEDENATFLENLNPNSLQIVKGFVEDNMKQAKPLDKFQFFRHGYFNVDPKHTTSEQLVFNLIVSLKSSFEV, from the coding sequence ATGGAAACGAAGAGCGTAACAAGCACTCCATCCAATTTCATTAAGAACATTGTAAACGAAGATTTGAAAACAGGCAAAGTCAGCCAGATCGTTACCCGATTTCCCCCGGAGCCGAACGGTTACCTTCATATAGGGCATGCCAAATCGATTTGTCTTAACTTTGAACTTGCCGATGAATTTAAAGGTCTGACGAACTTGCGCTTCGATGACACGAATCCAGTTAAGGAAGATACGGAATATGTAGAATCCATCAAAGCAGATGTAGCGTGGCTAGGTTTCCAATGGGACGGATTGTTCTTTGCTTCGGATTATTTTGAGGAGATGTACAGACGCGCGGTTGTGTTGGTTCGCAAAGGTTTGGCATACGTGGATGACCAAACAGCCGATCAAATTCGTGAAACGCGTGGAACACTAACGCAACCAGGCTCCAACAGTCCTCACCGTGATCGCTCCGTAGAAGAGAATCTTGCTTTGTTCGAACGCATGCGTGCGGGAGAATTCAAAGACGGCGAGCGGGTCCTTCGGGCCAAGATCGATATGTCTTCACCGAATATCAACTTCCGCGATCCGATTCTGTATCGTGTCGTGCATGCTCACCATCATAATACAGGCGATGCCTGGTGCATCTATCCGATGTACGCTTTCGCCCATCCGCTTGAGGATGCGATTGAGGGCGTTACGCACTCCATTTGTACACTGGAATTCGAGGATCAACGTCCATTCTACGACTGGGTTATCCGCGAGTGCGAGATGCCGAATGTCCCTAGACAATACGAATTTGCCCGTCTGAACCTGACGAATACCGTGATGAGCAAAAGAAAACTCAAACAACTCGTTGATGAGAAAGCCGTTGACGGTTGGGACGATCCGCGGATGCCGACCATCTCCGGCTTGCGCCGCAGAGGCTTCACGCCGGAAGCGATTCGTAATTTCGCCCGCGAAATCGGCGTTGCCCGCAGCAACAGCACGGTGGACGCGAAGATGCTGGACCATTTTATCCGCGAGGATCTGAAATTAAAGGCGCTGCGCACCATGGGCGTGCTGAACCCGCTGAAAGTAGTCATCACCAACTATCCCGAGGATCAAGTGGAGATGCTGGAAGCCGAGAACAACTCCGAGAATCCGGAAATGGGCAATCGCCAAATTCCGTTCTCCCGCGAGATCTATATCGAGCAAGACGACTTCATGGAAAATCCGCCGAACAAATATTTCCGCTTATTTCCCGGTAACGAAGTGCGCTTGAAACATGCTTATTTCATTAAATGCAATGACTTCGTGAAGGATGAGAACGGTAAGGTCGTTGAGCTTCACTGCACATATGACGTGGAAACGAAGAGCGGCAGCGGCTTCACAGGCCGTAAAGTGAAAGGAACGATCCACTGGATTGACGCGAAAAGCGCCGTACCTGCGGAGTTCCGCTTGTACGAACCACTGATTCTGGACGACTCGGAGGACGAGAATGCTACGTTCCTAGAGAACCTGAACCCGAACTCTTTGCAAATCGTCAAAGGTTTCGTCGAAGACAACATGAAGCAAGCGAAGCCGCTGGATAAATTCCAATTTTTCCGCCATGGCTATTTCAACGTCGATCCCAAACACACAACAAGTGAGCAACTGGTGTTCAACTTGATTGTCTCTCTGAAAAGCTCGTTTGAAGTATAA
- a CDS encoding NAD(P)H-dependent oxidoreductase has product MKTLVIVAHPNLSASRVNRRLAEEMEKQAHVTVHRLYDVYSDEQIDVAAEQKLLEAHDRIILQFPFYWYSSPPLLKKWLDAVLTYGWAYGSEGDKLHGKDLLIAISTGGPEKAYAPGGYNHYTLPELLRPFQATSNLIGTHYLTPFSVNGVHQVTEEQLDLSVKAYVTYALDPENSPNFKAGH; this is encoded by the coding sequence ATGAAAACTTTGGTCATTGTAGCACATCCCAACTTATCTGCCTCGCGTGTAAACCGCCGTCTAGCGGAAGAAATGGAAAAACAAGCGCATGTAACCGTTCACCGCCTATATGATGTTTATTCCGATGAACAAATCGATGTTGCAGCCGAGCAGAAGCTCTTGGAAGCCCATGATCGTATCATTCTGCAATTCCCTTTTTATTGGTATAGTTCGCCCCCTTTGCTCAAAAAATGGCTGGATGCCGTCCTAACTTATGGCTGGGCTTACGGCAGCGAAGGAGACAAACTCCATGGCAAAGATCTGCTTATTGCCATCTCCACCGGCGGTCCAGAGAAAGCCTACGCGCCTGGAGGCTACAATCATTACACTTTGCCTGAGCTGCTGCGCCCTTTTCAAGCTACGAGCAACCTCATTGGCACGCATTACTTGACACCTTTCTCGGTCAACGGGGTACACCAAGTCACTGAAGAACAATTGGACTTATCGGTCAAAGCATATGTGACTTACGCGCTGGATCCGGAGAATTCACCTAATTTTAAAGCGGGGCATTAA
- a CDS encoding sensor histidine kinase, with translation MLNSFYRKLLFVYMSITIVSILAISGTIGYTMNQQTYDRSEKLLLEKVEQVDELAKGLLDGSTLLKDFRKQISAIERSSNVRVAVIKHPKVNLDKVQSVGETPARKEWVDKVLAGNQVTVRSNFSQNNAIKMLIVGRPVVQDSSVIGGIFLYTPIVSIQGTINGINQAILITAISVALLAIAVLYFVSRHFVKPIQLMSKTAEALALGDFSGRVPVRGKDEIASLSGSLNRMAGKLQKVEAGRKRFLSEISHELRTPLTTIRASLQGITDGVVEPEDAKEFIEVSLQETLRLSSLVDDLMDLSSFEEKQVKLNLQAMDVTEVIGLVVTQLKMKAKGKDIELHAQADEPYMIMADADRLRQVFINLLDNAINHIDQGAQAGIRVKKTKNERWIEVWDNGPGIAPEKLPHLFDRFYKADESRNISGAGLGLTISKHIIKAHGGSIRVESKLQAGTVFKIFLPAANVSPHDKLMT, from the coding sequence ATGCTGAACTCCTTTTATAGAAAGTTGTTATTTGTTTATATGTCGATCACAATTGTATCCATTCTGGCGATTTCCGGAACAATTGGCTATACCATGAATCAGCAGACATATGACCGCAGCGAGAAGCTTTTGCTGGAAAAGGTGGAGCAAGTCGATGAGCTGGCCAAAGGGTTGCTCGATGGTTCGACGCTGTTGAAAGATTTCCGGAAGCAAATCAGTGCTATTGAGCGATCATCCAACGTCCGTGTTGCGGTAATTAAGCATCCCAAAGTGAATTTGGACAAAGTTCAATCCGTCGGCGAAACCCCTGCGCGCAAGGAATGGGTGGATAAAGTGCTGGCGGGTAATCAGGTGACGGTGCGGAGCAATTTTTCGCAAAATAATGCGATCAAAATGCTTATCGTTGGACGTCCTGTTGTTCAGGATAGCAGCGTGATCGGAGGCATTTTCTTATATACGCCAATTGTTAGCATTCAAGGGACTATTAATGGAATCAATCAGGCGATTTTAATAACTGCGATATCCGTTGCTTTGTTGGCGATAGCGGTGTTGTATTTTGTTTCCAGACATTTCGTGAAGCCGATTCAGCTGATGAGTAAAACTGCGGAAGCCTTGGCTTTGGGGGACTTCAGCGGGAGGGTTCCTGTCAGAGGCAAGGACGAAATCGCCTCGTTATCGGGCTCTCTGAATCGGATGGCCGGTAAGCTGCAGAAGGTGGAAGCAGGGCGCAAACGATTTCTCTCGGAAATCTCCCACGAACTGCGAACACCGTTGACAACGATTCGCGCTTCTTTGCAAGGAATCACTGATGGGGTAGTGGAACCGGAGGACGCGAAGGAATTCATCGAAGTTTCCCTGCAAGAAACACTGCGATTGAGCAGTTTGGTGGATGATCTGATGGACCTGTCTTCTTTTGAGGAGAAGCAGGTGAAGCTGAATCTGCAAGCAATGGACGTCACGGAAGTTATCGGGCTTGTCGTTACGCAGCTCAAGATGAAGGCGAAGGGAAAAGACATCGAACTGCATGCCCAGGCTGATGAACCTTACATGATCATGGCTGATGCGGATCGACTGCGGCAGGTGTTCATTAATTTGCTGGATAATGCCATCAACCATATTGATCAAGGAGCCCAAGCCGGGATTCGCGTGAAAAAGACCAAAAACGAGCGTTGGATCGAGGTTTGGGACAACGGTCCCGGTATTGCGCCGGAGAAGCTGCCGCATCTGTTCGATCGCTTTTATAAAGCGGATGAAAGCCGCAACATATCGGGTGCTGGTCTCGGTTTAACGATCTCTAAGCATATAATTAAAGCGCACGGCGGGTCGATAAGAGTGGAGTCCAAGCTGCAGGCGGGGACTGTTTTTAAAATTTTTCTACCCGCTGCGAATGTTTCGCCGCATGACAAACTTATGACATAA
- a CDS encoding response regulator transcription factor: protein MNTVLVVDDDLNICRITKLYLEKSGYLVVTAHDGEQALTQFGQLGPDFIVLDIMLPKRDGWSVCQMIRAKSDVPILMLTARGHVDERIEGLQMGADDYLVKPFDPNELVARVTTILRRTQLRTEAAAPSHIYEVGSLRVDVLSHEVTVEGQSVALPKKEYELLLFFMRNPNQVFTREDLIAKIWGWDFEGEDRVVDLYIKRLRQKLSALTERKDDWAIRTVWGVGYKFEGPDGC, encoded by the coding sequence ATGAATACCGTTCTGGTCGTAGATGATGACCTTAATATTTGCCGGATTACGAAGCTGTATTTGGAGAAGAGTGGCTATCTCGTGGTTACGGCCCATGATGGCGAGCAGGCGTTAACGCAGTTCGGGCAATTGGGTCCGGACTTCATCGTTCTTGATATTATGCTGCCCAAACGGGATGGTTGGTCGGTCTGCCAGATGATTCGGGCGAAAAGCGATGTGCCCATTCTGATGCTGACGGCAAGAGGTCACGTAGACGAGCGGATCGAGGGTTTGCAAATGGGCGCCGACGATTACTTGGTGAAACCTTTTGACCCGAATGAATTAGTGGCACGCGTCACTACGATTCTTCGCCGAACACAGCTTAGGACGGAAGCAGCCGCGCCATCACACATCTATGAAGTCGGAAGCTTGCGCGTGGATGTGCTGTCTCACGAAGTGACCGTTGAAGGGCAGTCCGTAGCTTTGCCTAAGAAGGAGTATGAGCTGCTGCTATTTTTCATGCGCAATCCGAATCAAGTGTTCACGCGCGAAGATCTCATCGCGAAGATCTGGGGCTGGGACTTCGAAGGCGAGGATCGGGTCGTCGACTTGTATATCAAACGCTTGCGGCAGAAACTGTCTGCCCTCACAGAGCGCAAAGATGACTGGGCGATCCGCACCGTCTGGGGCGTAGGCTATAAGTTCGAGGGACCTGACGGATGCTGA
- a CDS encoding aminopeptidase yields METFEHYLDKYAELAIRVGLNVQKDQTVVIMTPIACADFVRKLTKKAYDAGAKDVVIDWDDDEVKALRMKHAPESTLREYPMWRANGMEEMAKEGAAFLQIYAPNSDLLKDVDQERVAISSKTTATAREGFLKYLRSNQVNWLMVSYPTAEWSAKVFPELNEQERIIKLWEQIFKLTRVDKADPVAAWNEHIALLTAKQDMLNTKRFKQLHFKGEGTDLYIELAPKHLWVAAGSESKEGTFFIPNIPTEEVFTMPARNGTNGTVRSTLPLSYQGSLIDGFTLTFENGRVIEATAEVGQEVLNKMLDMDEGARYLGEVALVPDDSPISNSGLIYYNTLFDENASCHIALGNSYPFTIEGGTTMSAEELAANGYNKSLIHVDFMIGSADMEIDGLYEDGTHEPLFRKGNWV; encoded by the coding sequence ATGGAGACATTCGAGCATTATTTAGACAAATATGCAGAACTCGCAATACGAGTAGGATTAAATGTTCAAAAAGATCAAACGGTCGTTATCATGACCCCCATCGCCTGCGCCGATTTCGTGCGAAAACTCACCAAAAAGGCGTATGACGCCGGTGCCAAAGATGTCGTAATCGACTGGGATGACGATGAGGTCAAGGCTCTGCGGATGAAGCATGCACCTGAATCCACTCTCCGGGAATACCCGATGTGGCGGGCGAATGGCATGGAAGAAATGGCTAAGGAAGGCGCAGCCTTTTTACAAATCTATGCCCCTAATTCTGATTTGCTCAAAGATGTTGATCAAGAGCGTGTCGCCATCTCCAGCAAAACGACGGCCACTGCGCGTGAGGGATTCTTGAAGTATTTGCGCAGCAACCAGGTCAACTGGCTGATGGTTTCCTACCCGACAGCGGAATGGTCCGCCAAGGTGTTCCCCGAATTGAACGAACAGGAGCGCATCATCAAGCTCTGGGAACAAATTTTCAAACTGACTCGCGTTGATAAAGCAGATCCGGTAGCCGCTTGGAATGAGCATATTGCTTTGCTGACGGCGAAACAAGATATGTTGAATACGAAGAGGTTCAAGCAGCTGCATTTCAAAGGCGAAGGAACCGATTTATACATCGAATTGGCTCCCAAGCATCTGTGGGTGGCTGCAGGAAGCGAGTCCAAAGAGGGAACTTTCTTCATCCCCAACATTCCGACCGAAGAAGTTTTCACGATGCCTGCTCGGAACGGCACGAACGGAACGGTCCGCAGTACATTGCCGCTAAGCTACCAAGGTTCGTTAATCGACGGCTTTACCTTGACATTCGAGAACGGCCGCGTGATCGAAGCGACTGCCGAGGTCGGGCAGGAAGTGCTGAACAAGATGCTGGATATGGATGAAGGCGCCCGTTATTTAGGCGAAGTGGCCCTTGTGCCGGATGATTCCCCGATCTCGAATTCCGGGCTGATTTATTACAACACCTTGTTCGACGAGAATGCTTCCTGCCACATCGCTCTTGGCAACTCCTACCCATTCACCATTGAGGGCGGAACTACGATGAGCGCGGAGGAATTGGCTGCGAACGGCTACAACAAAAGCCTCATCCACGTTGACTTCATGATCGGCTCTGCCGATATGGAGATCGACGGCCTCTATGAAGATGGAACGCATGAACCTTTGTTCCGTAAGGGCAACTGGGTGTAA
- a CDS encoding S-layer homology domain-containing protein, which yields MKIRKTRWTVFLLILTMMFSLIVPVSASAAEQTNLSDTLDSYAKTEIDLLVAKGIISGYADGSFQPRKAITRAELAKILVLSLGLKEDAAKAESYSDVDTSSWYRGYVGALVASGITQGTSPTTFAPDANVTREELVVFFIRAFGLEKAASQLTASAAFADKEQIAEWAQGHVALASQIGFISGSDDGNGSSRFNPKDNAERQALARLAYEFTQHASQYVDKAKQLAAAQHPSPIKSVSVVNNTSVEVTFSSELATISKEEFAFDQDLKVVDIAFKTGSKSIVVLTTSAQKKDTSYKLSYKGVAVDQVLIGVEAAFFGGGGGGGGGAPAVPTVAQQLASGKALTSITISASGTYGPTSGATTVENLTVDPGPTGEVTLTNITVQNLEIRSGATSSIKLSNTRVHLLRVNAVNNGNQVVRVVVLGGTVVADTEVSSQAVLESSTLDGTLGKIRILSAATGKEVRFRGNIDGEITVEAPDTTIQIDPPSVGNALPTVIKSLKLKSGLTGTQLQLGAGTNLKAITTDTLLTVKGDPEAVWNLPKGNPNLEVDGQVQVDSKKLANQAINEAAVYSLELSAHLIKIDAADKAVAVARKYGAVDADFPNLPNYQTIKSSVIDFSNQISQYQLQFQAGDSASSVTKTITFPKMDGTGVTAVWQSDRSDLVSSWAPLNRPASGAGDATVELKVTFYKMSFSATKTFIITVKQHDSKIVNMRSLRGDLVLVEFDQPIINSKTADYQFDNNLQVQAVSQYPQLNKFALLTVSAQTSGTKYNVTYKQVNAHLSFVGSVENRCTSTTCPTDAYPVPSIPLPGVQVPGAVGGLIYEMTENGIKGISNATVELVGTNQKVQTDASGLYVFQNVSPGVTYSVKATFPGYSTAATGNFSIASGESYVAATLLLHTKPRSVTGLQTIQLGSAVKFILWTPYWVDMGNKITYKVYLNDKEVGSPLYSQYTVDKLEPGRYTFAVKACNDMGCSDPTAINFEVSMSLQVAGGKTYSVTDQVYSELVKTPLSENRFVISKGINVDYLLLVLKDSDSIPYGSNLKGTLDTSNASIGIAGSQTPVPGELVIINGITYYKIDFSKPDPKIGANIYAIYGLKYIINGQINNLQEIFFTVVIE from the coding sequence ATGAAAATACGTAAAACTCGATGGACCGTTTTTCTACTTATTTTGACAATGATGTTTAGCCTCATTGTCCCCGTATCTGCTTCAGCAGCTGAACAAACGAATCTTAGTGATACGCTGGATTCCTACGCAAAAACAGAGATTGATTTGCTTGTAGCCAAAGGCATTATTTCGGGCTACGCAGATGGCAGCTTTCAACCGCGTAAAGCGATCACGAGAGCAGAACTGGCCAAAATTCTTGTTCTTTCCTTAGGTTTGAAAGAAGATGCTGCGAAAGCAGAGTCTTATAGTGATGTAGATACATCTAGCTGGTATCGCGGCTATGTCGGAGCCCTGGTCGCTTCTGGCATCACACAGGGAACATCGCCTACGACGTTTGCACCAGATGCTAACGTGACGCGTGAAGAACTGGTTGTGTTCTTTATTCGTGCTTTTGGATTGGAGAAAGCCGCCAGTCAATTAACGGCATCCGCCGCTTTTGCTGACAAAGAGCAAATTGCTGAATGGGCACAGGGGCATGTCGCCCTCGCTTCCCAGATCGGCTTTATCAGCGGCTCAGATGATGGGAATGGGAGCAGCCGGTTTAATCCCAAAGATAACGCTGAGCGCCAAGCTTTGGCAAGATTAGCCTATGAATTTACGCAGCATGCCTCTCAGTATGTAGATAAAGCGAAGCAATTGGCTGCAGCCCAGCACCCGTCTCCGATTAAATCGGTGTCAGTCGTAAACAACACGAGCGTAGAAGTGACATTTTCGTCCGAGTTGGCGACAATTTCCAAAGAGGAATTTGCTTTTGATCAGGATCTAAAAGTAGTGGACATTGCTTTTAAAACAGGCAGCAAATCCATTGTTGTTTTAACAACCTCCGCTCAGAAAAAGGATACCTCCTACAAGCTTTCTTATAAGGGAGTAGCCGTAGATCAAGTTTTGATTGGCGTAGAAGCCGCATTCTTTGGCGGCGGTGGCGGTGGCGGTGGCGGAGCACCTGCAGTTCCTACAGTGGCGCAGCAGCTAGCCAGCGGTAAGGCATTAACTTCGATTACCATTAGTGCTTCTGGTACATATGGTCCAACGAGCGGTGCAACAACTGTTGAAAATCTAACCGTCGATCCGGGTCCAACCGGTGAAGTTACACTTACTAACATTACTGTGCAAAATTTAGAGATTCGTTCCGGGGCTACAAGCTCGATTAAATTATCGAATACGCGTGTTCATTTACTTAGAGTAAATGCTGTAAATAACGGAAATCAAGTTGTACGTGTTGTTGTCTTAGGCGGGACTGTCGTCGCAGATACGGAAGTGAGTTCTCAGGCTGTCCTAGAATCCTCCACTTTGGATGGAACTCTGGGAAAAATCAGGATTCTTTCCGCGGCAACGGGAAAAGAAGTTCGATTTAGAGGGAATATTGACGGGGAAATCACTGTGGAGGCGCCGGATACGACGATTCAGATTGATCCTCCAAGCGTAGGCAATGCACTTCCAACGGTGATCAAATCCTTAAAGTTGAAAAGTGGATTAACAGGTACGCAACTCCAACTCGGAGCGGGGACTAACTTAAAAGCAATTACGACGGATACGCTCCTTACAGTTAAAGGGGATCCGGAAGCTGTCTGGAATCTTCCCAAAGGCAATCCTAACTTAGAAGTCGATGGACAAGTACAAGTGGATTCGAAAAAGCTTGCCAATCAGGCGATCAATGAGGCAGCTGTCTACAGTCTAGAACTATCTGCACATTTAATTAAAATTGATGCAGCCGACAAGGCAGTAGCCGTTGCGAGAAAGTACGGTGCTGTTGATGCTGATTTTCCAAATCTACCAAACTATCAAACTATCAAAAGTTCTGTTATTGATTTTAGTAATCAAATAAGCCAATACCAACTGCAGTTCCAAGCGGGTGACTCTGCATCATCGGTTACCAAAACCATTACTTTTCCCAAAATGGATGGAACAGGAGTTACAGCTGTCTGGCAGTCCGATCGGTCAGATCTCGTTTCTTCATGGGCTCCCCTCAACAGGCCAGCTTCTGGCGCAGGAGATGCTACAGTAGAATTAAAAGTAACCTTTTATAAGATGTCTTTTAGTGCTACTAAAACATTCATCATTACAGTCAAGCAGCACGACTCCAAAATTGTCAACATGAGAAGTTTACGTGGAGATTTGGTGTTAGTGGAATTTGACCAACCGATTATTAATTCCAAAACAGCAGATTATCAGTTTGATAACAATTTACAAGTTCAGGCAGTATCGCAATACCCGCAACTTAATAAGTTTGCGTTATTAACAGTAAGCGCTCAAACAAGTGGCACGAAGTATAATGTAACTTATAAACAAGTTAATGCCCACCTATCATTTGTGGGAAGCGTAGAGAATAGATGTACTTCGACTACGTGTCCAACCGATGCTTATCCTGTACCTAGTATTCCATTGCCAGGTGTACAAGTTCCGGGGGCAGTCGGCGGTTTGATTTATGAAATGACGGAAAATGGGATCAAAGGGATTTCCAATGCTACGGTTGAGTTAGTAGGAACAAATCAGAAAGTTCAAACGGATGCTTCCGGATTATATGTATTCCAAAATGTTTCACCAGGCGTTACTTATTCTGTTAAGGCGACTTTTCCAGGATATTCTACCGCTGCAACAGGCAATTTTAGCATTGCATCAGGAGAATCGTATGTAGCTGCAACACTTTTATTGCATACGAAGCCAAGATCAGTAACCGGACTGCAAACTATACAGCTTGGCTCAGCGGTCAAGTTTATCTTATGGACTCCTTACTGGGTAGACATGGGGAATAAAATCACTTATAAAGTTTATCTGAATGACAAAGAAGTCGGCAGCCCATTATATTCCCAATACACGGTTGATAAATTAGAGCCAGGTCGCTATACATTTGCTGTTAAAGCATGCAACGATATGGGCTGTTCCGATCCAACAGCAATTAATTTTGAAGTGTCCATGTCGCTGCAGGTTGCTGGGGGGAAGACCTACTCAGTAACAGATCAGGTGTATAGTGAACTTGTTAAGACACCATTATCAGAGAATCGTTTTGTAATTTCTAAAGGGATCAATGTTGACTATTTATTACTCGTATTGAAGGACAGTGATTCCATCCCTTATGGAAGTAACTTGAAGGGGACGCTAGATACTTCTAATGCTAGCATTGGAATAGCTGGCTCACAAACACCTGTCCCTGGAGAACTTGTCATAATCAACGGCATAACCTACTATAAAATCGATTTTTCCAAACCTGATCCTAAAATAGGCGCTAATATATATGCGATTTATGGGTTGAAATATATAATTAACGGTCAGATAAATAATTTGCAGGAGATATTCTTCACGGTTGTTATTGAGTAA
- a CDS encoding stalk domain-containing protein codes for MSKKLLVSTVLTTLVLGIGVGAYADSALKQVTAYQNSNLQVKVNGKQIDQSSEDGPMYPLVYDGHSYVSAKGLAEAMGGKVSYDDATKTVSVSIGGYVDPNAGVPSKDNSSGSTSTSGGASSGSTGSTSGNQGSASKRSGSSSDPILLGSSFTYVDKVNYKEGEENTTSAKYTVTVNTVKPISTTEIEALGYRKPEANALIEYKLIDISLKVDNATFKKGSKTDAYYSDQYLSMYSPNLWGSKTSDGNHIIGGNESGFEGSWTKRFMMRCLISRK; via the coding sequence ATGAGCAAGAAACTGTTAGTGAGCACGGTTTTAACCACATTAGTGCTTGGAATTGGTGTTGGCGCGTATGCGGACTCAGCCTTGAAACAAGTTACAGCCTATCAAAACAGCAATTTGCAAGTGAAAGTGAACGGTAAACAAATCGACCAATCCAGCGAAGACGGACCTATGTATCCTCTCGTTTATGATGGACACAGCTATGTTTCTGCCAAAGGTCTTGCTGAGGCTATGGGCGGGAAAGTTTCCTATGATGACGCGACCAAAACCGTGAGCGTCTCCATTGGCGGCTACGTTGACCCGAATGCTGGAGTTCCTAGTAAAGATAATTCATCAGGTTCAACCTCCACAAGCGGAGGTGCTAGCAGCGGTTCCACAGGCAGCACGTCCGGGAATCAGGGCTCCGCTTCCAAAAGATCAGGTTCAAGCAGCGATCCTATTCTTCTAGGTTCCTCTTTCACCTATGTGGACAAGGTGAATTACAAAGAAGGTGAAGAAAATACCACCTCTGCCAAATACACGGTAACCGTTAACACGGTCAAACCTATTTCTACTACTGAAATTGAGGCGCTCGGCTACCGCAAACCAGAAGCTAATGCCTTAATCGAATATAAGTTAATCGATATTTCCTTGAAAGTAGACAATGCCACCTTCAAAAAGGGCAGCAAAACGGACGCCTATTACTCTGATCAGTATTTGTCGATGTACTCACCGAACCTCTGGGGAAGTAAAACCTCGGATGGAAATCATATTATTGGCGGGAATGAAAGCGGATTTGAAGGGTCTTGGACAAAAAGATTCATGATGCGCTGCCTGATTTCCCGAAAGTAA